The following are encoded together in the Onychostoma macrolepis isolate SWU-2019 chromosome 03, ASM1243209v1, whole genome shotgun sequence genome:
- the LOC131534892 gene encoding uncharacterized protein LOC131534892: MALRGPAQNQIAAFLRRTPASGRGGASSARLNLTLKPKAISVRGTRLLRGTSGYMVVRIVQALRSLRIQAPITVNKLTLDLKLEQWSEIKLSRILSSLAILLRLWTVQCLNLTEYKIQSVSVFDLLCHQGPVTLRPSKETLQKLVECVCEAQEEELTQCFLQKMGGDLSSCSLNWEELHYFLLHKIQHIAVDFRKSKIQCRITGILPFLNRIQFKRMSSSFMLSVIREIYESGSVSFVSSLLSSVENYINLQSRELDSVHSAALCFTLQHCTAVSLNLQWTSIPEEELESILPLFTHVSYLSVDRLLLLKMLHCCSVSDVQQEAAVVLLSVLEHKLDFSCRSAVDLTTNADSDLLHLTADDCRVTTTVIQRANSDTKTQLILQDCEINTAGMDQLFPVLHSVQLCFWLM, from the exons aTGGCACTGAGAGGCCCGGCTCAGAATCAGATTGCGGCGTTCTTGCGGCGCACTCCGGCGTCCGGACGTGGCGGAGCGTCCAGCGCCAG ACTCAACCTCACTCTAAAACCCAAAGCCATCTCTGTCAGAGGAACAAGGCTTCTCAGAGGAACAAGTGGTTATATGGTGGTGAGAATAGTGCAGGCATTGAGGTCATTGAGGATTCAAGCTCCCATCACAGTTAATAAACTCACACTTGATCTGAAACTTGAACAGTGGTCAGAAATAAAGCTGTCCAGGATCCTGAGCAGTTTAGCCATCCTTCTGAGACTCTGGACTGTCCAGTGTTTGAACTTGACTGAATACAAGATTCAGTCTGTTTCTGTGTTTGACCTACTGTGTCACCAGGGACCAGTGACTCTCAG ACCATCGAAGGAGACTCTCCAGAAGCTGGTTGAATGTGTCTGCGAAGCCCAGGAAGAGGAACTGACTCAGTGCTTCCTGCAGAAAATGGGCGGGGATCTGTCTTCCTGTTCCCTAAACTGGGAAGAGCTTCATTACTTCCTACTGCACAAAATTCAACACATtgctgtggacttcagaaagaGCAAAATTCAATGCAGAATCACTGGAATTCTACCATTTCTGAACAGGATTCAGTTTAAACG GATGAGCTCTAGCTTCATGCTGTCTGTAATCAGAGAGATCTATGAGTCCGGCTCTGTCAGTTTTGTGTCCAGTCTGTTGAGTTCAGTGGAGAACTACATTAACCTGCAGAGCAGAGAACTGGACTCTGTTCACTCTGCGGCCCTGTGCTTCACACTGCAGCACTGCACTGCAGTTTCACTCAATCTACAGTGGACCTCCATACCAGAGGAAGAGCTGGAGAGCATTCTGCCTCTCTTCACACATGTGTCCTACCTTAG TGTTGACAGGCTGCTGTTACTGAAGATGCTTCACTGCTGCAGTGTCTCTGATGTCCAGCAGGAGGCAGCAGTAGTTCTGCTCTCCGTCTTGGAGCACAAGCTGGACTTCTCCTGCCGTTCTGCTGTGGATCTGACAACAAACGCAGACTCAGACCTTCTACATCTGACCGCTGATGACTGCCGTGTGACGACCACAGTCATTCAGAGAGCTAATTCAGACACAAAGACACAGCTGATTCTACAGGATTGTGAGATTAATACAGCTGGAATGGATCAACTGTTCCCAGTGTTACATTCTGTTCAACTCTG TTTCTGGCTCATGTGA